One genomic segment of Hordeum vulgare subsp. vulgare chromosome 2H, MorexV3_pseudomolecules_assembly, whole genome shotgun sequence includes these proteins:
- the LOC123428021 gene encoding V-type proton ATPase subunit a3-like isoform X1, giving the protein MSRGGGCCPPMDLLRSEAMQLVQVIIPVESARLAVSNLGDLGLLQFKDLNADKSPFQRAYAAQIKRCGEMARKLRFFKEQMSKAAILTSPTQFSGAPLEIGDLEIKLGEFEAELTEVNTNNRKLQRTYNELVEYNVLLEKTGEFFYSAQRSAAEQQREMVADQSGDSSLESPLLHQEMVIDPSKQVKLGSLIGLVPKQKAMAFERILYRATRGNMLLRQESVDEPIIDPQSGEKAVKNYFVIFYSGERAKSKILKICDAFGANRYPFPEDLATQLDTIQEVSGKVSELKATVEIGLAHRDGILKNIASEYEQWNNLLKKEKAIYHTLNMFSLDVTKKCLVAEGWSPVFATSQIQDALHRATTYSNSEVGCIFQIINTQESPPTYFQTNKFTSSFQDIVDAYGIASYQEINPGLFTIVTFPFLFAVMFGDWGHGICIFLSALYLIIREKKLASQKLDDIVQIMFDGRYVILMMSLFSIYTGLIYNEFFSVPFELFGKSAYACHDPSCGDATTEGLVKVRQAYPFGVDPVWHGSRSELPFLNSLKMKMSILLGIAQMNLGIVLSFFNAKYFKNTVNIWHQFVPQLIFLNSLFGYLSFLIIIKWCTGSKADLYHIMIYMFLSPTDDIGENQLFPGQRIVQPVLLLLALVSVPWMLFPKPLFLKKQHEQRHQGQHYTMLQETDESVAQLIGQHENPHQHEEFEFSEVLVHQMIHTIEFVLGAVSNTASYLRLWALSLAHSELSSVFYDKVLLLAWGYNNVIILVVGVIVFLFATIIVLLSMETLSAFLHALRLHWVEFQGKFYEGGGYKFAPFSFASIIEEED; this is encoded by the exons ATGTCGCGCGGCGGCGGGTGCTGCCCGCCGATGGATCTACTGCGGTCGGAGGCGATGCAGCTGGTGCAGGTCATCATCCCCGTCGAGTCGGCGCGCCTCGCCGTCTCCAACCTCGGCGACCTCGGCCTCCTCCAGTTCAAGGAC CTTAATGCGGACAAGAGCCCATTCCAACGGGCATATGCTGCCCAG ATCAAGAGGTGTGGTGAAATGGCTCGCAAGTTGCGTTTTTTCAAGGAACAAATGTCGAAAGCTGCCATATTGACTTCTCCCACGCAATTTTCAGGAGCTCCTTTGGAAATTGGTGATCTGGag ATAAAACTTGGCGAATTTGAAGCTGAGCTAACTGAAGTAAATACAAATAATAGAAAATTGCAGAGGACATACAATGAGCTGGTGGAGTACAATGTTCTTCTAGAAAAG ACTGGTGAGTTTTTCTACTCAGCTCAAAGAAGTGCGGCAGAGCAACAGAGGGAAATGGTGGCTGATCAATCTGGTGATTCTTCTCTGGAGAGTCCTTTATTGCATCAG GAAATGGTGATAGATCCATCGAAACAAGTGAAGCTAGGTTCCCTGATTGGTCTTGTGCCAAAGCAAAAGGCTATGGCCTTTGAGCGTATACTTTATCGTGCCACCAGGGGCAATATGTTACTCCGACAAGAATCTGTTGATGAACCTATAATTGATCCACAATCTGGAGAGAAG GCCGTGAAGAATTATTTTGTTATATTTTACTCTGGGGAGAGAGCAAAATCCAAGATTCTGAAAATTTGTGACGCTTTTGGCGCCAACCGTTATCCATTTCCAGAAGACCTTGCTACACAATTGGATACTATTCAGGAG GTATCTGGAAAAGTGTCAGAGTTGAAGGCAACTGTTGAAATAGGTTTAGCTCATCGTGACGGCATACTTAAAAATATAGCCTCTGAGTATGAACAATGGAACAACTTG TTAAAGAAGGAAAAGGCTATTTACCACACGCTAAATATGTTCAGTCTTGATGTCACAAAGAAATGTTTAGTTGCTGAGGGCTGGAGTCCAGTTTTTGCTACAAGTCAG ATACAAGATGCACTTCATCGTGCTACTACTTATAGCAACTCCGAAGTTGGTTGCATTTTCCAAATTATAAACACACAAGAGTCTCCTCCAACGTATTTCCAGACAAATAAATTTACATCCTCTTTCCAGGACATTGTGGATGCCTATGG TATTGCAAGCTATCAAGAAATAAATCCTGGTTTATTTACTATCGTAACATTCCCCTTCTTATTTGCCGTCATGTTTGGAGATTGGGGTCATGGAATTTGTATATTTCTTAGTGCACTGTACCTCATAATCCGAGAGAAGAAACTAGCTTCACAG AAACTAGACGACATAGTGCAAATAATGTTTGACGGGCGCTATGTAATTTTGATGATGTCCCTTTTTTCAATTTACACTGGATTGATATATAATGAGTTCTTCTCAGTTCCTTTTGAACTCTTTGGTAAATCTGCCTATGCCTGCCATGATCCTTCGTGTGG GGATGCTACAACTGAAGGATTAGTTAAGGTGAGGCAAGCGTACCCGTTTGGTGTCGATCCAGTGTGGCATGGAAGCCGGAGTGAGCTGCCATTTCTCAATTCCCTAAAAATGAAAATGTCAATTCTTCTTGGAATTGCTCAAATGAACCTTGGAATTGTGTTGAGTTTCTTTAATgcgaaatatttcaaaaatactgTTAATATTTG GCATCAGTTTGTTCCTCAGCTGATCTTCTTGAACAGCTTATTTGGATACCTGTCATTCCTCATCATTATTAAGTGGTGCACAGGCTCAAAAGCTGACCTATACCATATAATGATATATATGTTCCTCAGTCCAACCGATGATATTGGGGAAAACCAGCTATTTCCTGGTCAGAGAATCGTGCAG CCTGTTCTACTTCTGCTTGCTCTGGTGTCTGTTCCTTGGATGCTGTTTCCGAAGCCATTGTTTTTGAAGAAGCAACATGAGCAG AGGCACCAAGGCCAGCACTACACCATGCTCCAGGAGACAGATGAATCAGTGGCGCAATTGATAGGACAGCATGAAAACCCACACCAGCATGAGGAGTTTGAATTCAGTGAAGTTCTTGTTCACCAGATGATCCACACAATTGAGTTTGTGCTCGGCGCGGTCTCAAACACCGCCTCATATCTTCGTCTTTGGGCTCTCAG TCTCGCGCACTCGGAGCTCTCCAGTGTCTTCTATGATAAGGTTCTTCTTCTTGCATGGGG ATACAACAATGTTATTATCCTTGTCGTCGGAGTAATCGTCTTcctctttgccactattattgttCTGCTTTCAATGGAGACCCTGAGCGCGTTTCTACACGCCTTGAGGCTCCACTGGGTCGAGTTTCAGGGCAAGTTTTACGAGGGTGGTGGGTACAAATTTGCGCCATTTTCGTTCGCATCGATCATCGAGGAGGAAGATTGA
- the LOC123428021 gene encoding V-type proton ATPase subunit a3-like isoform X2 produces MSRGGGCCPPMDLLRSEAMQLVQVIIPVESARLAVSNLGDLGLLQFKDLNADKSPFQRAYAAQIKRCGEMARKLRFFKEQMSKAAILTSPTQFSGAPLEIGDLEIKLGEFEAELTEVNTNNRKLQRTYNELVEYNVLLEKTGEFFYSAQRSAAEQQREMVADQSGDSSLESPLLHQEMVIDPSKQVKLGSLIGLVPKQKAMAFERILYRATRGNMLLRQESVDEPIIDPQSGEKAVKNYFVIFYSGERAKSKILKICDAFGANRYPFPEDLATQLDTIQEVSGKVSELKATVEIGLAHRDGILKNIASEYEQWNNLLKKEKAIYHTLNMFSLDVTKKCLVAEGWSPVFATSQIQDALHRATTYSNSEVGCIFQIINTQESPPTYFQTNKFTSSFQDIVDAYGIASYQEINPGLFTIVTFPFLFAVMFGDWGHGICIFLSALYLIIREKKLASQKLDDIVQIMFDGRYVILMMSLFSIYTGLIYNEFFSVPFELFGKSAYACHDPSCGDATTEGLVKVRQAYPFGVDPVWHGSRSELPFLNSLKMKMSILLGIAQMNLGIVLSFFNAKYFKNTVNIWHQFVPQLIFLNSLFGYLSFLIIIKWCTGSKADLYHIMIYMFLSPTDDIGENQLFPGQRIVQPLFLKKQHEQRHQGQHYTMLQETDESVAQLIGQHENPHQHEEFEFSEVLVHQMIHTIEFVLGAVSNTASYLRLWALSLAHSELSSVFYDKVLLLAWGYNNVIILVVGVIVFLFATIIVLLSMETLSAFLHALRLHWVEFQGKFYEGGGYKFAPFSFASIIEEED; encoded by the exons ATGTCGCGCGGCGGCGGGTGCTGCCCGCCGATGGATCTACTGCGGTCGGAGGCGATGCAGCTGGTGCAGGTCATCATCCCCGTCGAGTCGGCGCGCCTCGCCGTCTCCAACCTCGGCGACCTCGGCCTCCTCCAGTTCAAGGAC CTTAATGCGGACAAGAGCCCATTCCAACGGGCATATGCTGCCCAG ATCAAGAGGTGTGGTGAAATGGCTCGCAAGTTGCGTTTTTTCAAGGAACAAATGTCGAAAGCTGCCATATTGACTTCTCCCACGCAATTTTCAGGAGCTCCTTTGGAAATTGGTGATCTGGag ATAAAACTTGGCGAATTTGAAGCTGAGCTAACTGAAGTAAATACAAATAATAGAAAATTGCAGAGGACATACAATGAGCTGGTGGAGTACAATGTTCTTCTAGAAAAG ACTGGTGAGTTTTTCTACTCAGCTCAAAGAAGTGCGGCAGAGCAACAGAGGGAAATGGTGGCTGATCAATCTGGTGATTCTTCTCTGGAGAGTCCTTTATTGCATCAG GAAATGGTGATAGATCCATCGAAACAAGTGAAGCTAGGTTCCCTGATTGGTCTTGTGCCAAAGCAAAAGGCTATGGCCTTTGAGCGTATACTTTATCGTGCCACCAGGGGCAATATGTTACTCCGACAAGAATCTGTTGATGAACCTATAATTGATCCACAATCTGGAGAGAAG GCCGTGAAGAATTATTTTGTTATATTTTACTCTGGGGAGAGAGCAAAATCCAAGATTCTGAAAATTTGTGACGCTTTTGGCGCCAACCGTTATCCATTTCCAGAAGACCTTGCTACACAATTGGATACTATTCAGGAG GTATCTGGAAAAGTGTCAGAGTTGAAGGCAACTGTTGAAATAGGTTTAGCTCATCGTGACGGCATACTTAAAAATATAGCCTCTGAGTATGAACAATGGAACAACTTG TTAAAGAAGGAAAAGGCTATTTACCACACGCTAAATATGTTCAGTCTTGATGTCACAAAGAAATGTTTAGTTGCTGAGGGCTGGAGTCCAGTTTTTGCTACAAGTCAG ATACAAGATGCACTTCATCGTGCTACTACTTATAGCAACTCCGAAGTTGGTTGCATTTTCCAAATTATAAACACACAAGAGTCTCCTCCAACGTATTTCCAGACAAATAAATTTACATCCTCTTTCCAGGACATTGTGGATGCCTATGG TATTGCAAGCTATCAAGAAATAAATCCTGGTTTATTTACTATCGTAACATTCCCCTTCTTATTTGCCGTCATGTTTGGAGATTGGGGTCATGGAATTTGTATATTTCTTAGTGCACTGTACCTCATAATCCGAGAGAAGAAACTAGCTTCACAG AAACTAGACGACATAGTGCAAATAATGTTTGACGGGCGCTATGTAATTTTGATGATGTCCCTTTTTTCAATTTACACTGGATTGATATATAATGAGTTCTTCTCAGTTCCTTTTGAACTCTTTGGTAAATCTGCCTATGCCTGCCATGATCCTTCGTGTGG GGATGCTACAACTGAAGGATTAGTTAAGGTGAGGCAAGCGTACCCGTTTGGTGTCGATCCAGTGTGGCATGGAAGCCGGAGTGAGCTGCCATTTCTCAATTCCCTAAAAATGAAAATGTCAATTCTTCTTGGAATTGCTCAAATGAACCTTGGAATTGTGTTGAGTTTCTTTAATgcgaaatatttcaaaaatactgTTAATATTTG GCATCAGTTTGTTCCTCAGCTGATCTTCTTGAACAGCTTATTTGGATACCTGTCATTCCTCATCATTATTAAGTGGTGCACAGGCTCAAAAGCTGACCTATACCATATAATGATATATATGTTCCTCAGTCCAACCGATGATATTGGGGAAAACCAGCTATTTCCTGGTCAGAGAATCGTGCAG CCATTGTTTTTGAAGAAGCAACATGAGCAG AGGCACCAAGGCCAGCACTACACCATGCTCCAGGAGACAGATGAATCAGTGGCGCAATTGATAGGACAGCATGAAAACCCACACCAGCATGAGGAGTTTGAATTCAGTGAAGTTCTTGTTCACCAGATGATCCACACAATTGAGTTTGTGCTCGGCGCGGTCTCAAACACCGCCTCATATCTTCGTCTTTGGGCTCTCAG TCTCGCGCACTCGGAGCTCTCCAGTGTCTTCTATGATAAGGTTCTTCTTCTTGCATGGGG ATACAACAATGTTATTATCCTTGTCGTCGGAGTAATCGTCTTcctctttgccactattattgttCTGCTTTCAATGGAGACCCTGAGCGCGTTTCTACACGCCTTGAGGCTCCACTGGGTCGAGTTTCAGGGCAAGTTTTACGAGGGTGGTGGGTACAAATTTGCGCCATTTTCGTTCGCATCGATCATCGAGGAGGAAGATTGA